Proteins from a genomic interval of Psychrobacter urativorans:
- a CDS encoding molybdopterin-dependent oxidoreductase, producing MNKTDKDTNPTPNAQDVPVPRDPLEAKITPGNNQLLLSDWEPPQSGIVPLIRFKKNWYSILWALPIIFVLLVAAVAIAQGLREVPSVQMFIEHYPGTPASAAVVETGFPLWLRVSHFLNLLFMTFIIRSGVQILADHPRLYWHRDSTPGTEWFRFQKPVPEGRVWTAKDDSVTIPGWLGIPGVRHSIGLARWWHFSVNSLWLLNGIVIYILLFSTNQWQRIVPVSWEVFPNAASVALQYLSLNFPPDESWTKYNSLQQLAYFITVFIAAPTSVFTGFMQSPALSNHLGWFGRVFNRQRARSIHFLSLWWFLFFILAHVTLVFITGARVNLNMMWAGVNDDSWSGFMVFIPLITLVGILWAMASPFTIRHARLVQRVGAFVVGPIKGWAEWFDPKSELTEKDISPFLWPNGTMPDSKEFEDLVANDFADYRLRIDGLVERPAEYSLAELREMPQQEQITTHFCIQGWSGVAKWTGVPMRHILELVRPTPEARYAVFYSLADGAHGGVYYDCHNMENMRHKLTILALDMNDEPLSVLHGAPLRLRCENELGFKMVKWVTAIEFVHDFADLGSGQGGYNEDHEFYGYRMPI from the coding sequence ATGAATAAGACTGATAAAGATACTAACCCTACTCCCAATGCGCAGGACGTCCCTGTGCCCCGAGATCCGCTTGAAGCAAAAATTACTCCCGGAAATAACCAGCTACTTCTAAGCGATTGGGAACCACCGCAATCTGGTATTGTGCCGTTGATCCGCTTTAAAAAGAACTGGTACAGTATCCTTTGGGCGCTACCAATCATATTCGTGCTGTTGGTTGCTGCAGTGGCAATAGCTCAGGGACTACGCGAAGTACCAAGTGTGCAGATGTTTATTGAACATTATCCAGGTACGCCCGCCTCCGCAGCGGTTGTGGAAACAGGTTTTCCGCTCTGGTTGCGTGTATCCCATTTCCTCAACCTGCTCTTCATGACCTTCATTATCAGGTCTGGTGTGCAGATATTAGCCGATCATCCGAGGCTCTACTGGCACCGCGACAGTACTCCTGGCACCGAATGGTTCCGCTTTCAGAAGCCAGTACCGGAAGGACGTGTTTGGACAGCTAAAGATGACTCAGTAACAATTCCAGGTTGGCTTGGTATTCCCGGTGTCCGTCATTCAATCGGTCTGGCGCGCTGGTGGCATTTTTCGGTCAATTCGCTTTGGCTGCTTAATGGTATTGTCATTTACATTCTGCTGTTCTCCACCAATCAGTGGCAGAGGATTGTCCCTGTAAGTTGGGAGGTCTTTCCAAACGCGGCATCGGTTGCTTTGCAGTATCTGTCGCTCAACTTTCCGCCCGACGAGAGCTGGACCAAGTATAACAGTTTGCAGCAACTCGCCTATTTCATCACAGTCTTCATCGCAGCTCCCACATCAGTGTTTACTGGCTTTATGCAAAGTCCTGCCTTGTCGAACCATCTTGGTTGGTTTGGACGTGTCTTTAATAGGCAGAGAGCACGCTCGATTCACTTTTTATCACTGTGGTGGTTTCTATTTTTCATTCTTGCGCACGTGACATTGGTATTTATTACTGGGGCACGCGTCAATCTGAATATGATGTGGGCCGGCGTCAATGATGATTCGTGGAGTGGCTTCATGGTATTCATTCCGCTCATCACTCTCGTTGGTATATTGTGGGCTATGGCATCGCCTTTTACCATTCGTCATGCGCGACTGGTACAGAGAGTTGGCGCGTTCGTAGTCGGTCCAATCAAAGGTTGGGCGGAGTGGTTCGATCCCAAAAGTGAGTTAACCGAAAAAGATATTTCTCCATTTTTATGGCCTAACGGCACGATGCCTGATTCTAAAGAGTTTGAAGATTTAGTAGCAAATGACTTCGCCGACTATCGGCTACGCATCGACGGATTGGTCGAACGGCCAGCCGAATACTCGCTGGCTGAGTTGCGGGAGATGCCGCAGCAGGAGCAGATTACCACGCACTTTTGCATCCAAGGTTGGAGTGGTGTCGCTAAATGGACTGGCGTGCCGATGCGCCATATTCTAGAGCTAGTACGCCCGACACCAGAGGCTCGCTACGCAGTCTTCTACTCTTTGGCAGACGGTGCTCATGGTGGTGTCTACTACGATTGCCATAATATGGAGAATATGCGACATAAGCTAACTATCCTAGCCCTCGACATGAATGACGAGCCACTCAGTGTCTTACATGGCGCACCGCTACGATTACGCTGTGAAAACGAGCTTGGATTCAAGATGGTTAAATGGGTTACGGCCATTGAATTTGTCCACGATTTCGCTGATCTCGGCTCAGGTCAAGGCGGCTACAACGAGGATCATGAATTTTATGGTTATAGGATGCCTATCTGA
- a CDS encoding phospholipase D-like domain-containing protein, whose amino-acid sequence MTVKSLSDFSNLETQVVIQVLLPMCNVGWIDIVTSRDSFIFRITEMGEIAYYLSVKEHELICKVDKYQKRREVFVDYFDNYYSFYSFDSPLLTHARYISEMNKNKNIVTLPIDDSNSYPKYTKMYSVMAREHEKIDNVLDEAVYTLTTKKYLLVDMLYIEGREQGRIIDDNKVKKLNSKLIRQIKNTLPAIVKDDNSLLKAHFSKDENNYEVKVIAKRGDVDFVYGGQNTKAKLIELIQSSTDFLVIHSTFIGKWCIVNDDGYTHLFLEIKEALKRGVQVYILWGKSNAEETDENFEKSDSEDKAVESKLRDFNESCHQEGMLNVVNYNDFRRTDSHAKFVITNHGDRGLCTMVSSCNFLYAKFERFEASVVVYNDQFTKYFLEIAANICCGKSTFDSKVRKEFRGLSSNIADTPNDVDIPNNEKLELRLVLKHQHHSYIDLAAQAKNKIYIISDFINTSPIRPIFDALKESEAKKHYYYSKKSSYIDHSEIVEMHDDLKSADSLSQLGAHHSNSHAKVLAWDNNDLLITSLNWLSASAPDNLVEIYHEIGVYVQGWNVAKEFIKEFKSL is encoded by the coding sequence ATGACTGTTAAGAGTCTTAGTGACTTCTCCAATCTAGAAACTCAAGTTGTCATTCAAGTTTTACTACCCATGTGCAATGTCGGGTGGATTGATATTGTTACTTCTAGAGACAGTTTTATTTTTAGAATAACGGAAATGGGTGAGATAGCTTATTATTTAAGCGTTAAAGAACATGAGCTCATTTGTAAGGTCGATAAATATCAAAAAAGAAGAGAAGTTTTTGTAGATTATTTTGATAACTATTACAGCTTTTATAGTTTTGACTCCCCTTTGCTTACTCATGCAAGATATATTAGTGAGATGAATAAAAACAAGAATATAGTTACCTTGCCTATAGATGATAGCAATTCTTATCCCAAGTACACAAAAATGTATAGCGTTATGGCCAGGGAGCATGAAAAAATAGACAACGTACTTGACGAGGCTGTATATACATTAACTACTAAGAAATATTTACTGGTAGATATGTTGTATATAGAAGGTCGTGAGCAAGGAAGGATAATCGATGACAACAAAGTAAAGAAGCTGAATAGCAAGCTTATTAGACAAATCAAAAATACACTTCCAGCTATAGTCAAGGATGATAATTCTTTGCTTAAAGCACATTTTAGCAAAGATGAAAATAACTATGAAGTCAAGGTTATTGCCAAGAGAGGCGATGTAGATTTTGTTTACGGCGGTCAAAACACCAAAGCCAAGCTCATTGAGCTAATCCAGTCCTCTACTGACTTTCTAGTCATTCACTCTACTTTCATAGGTAAATGGTGCATTGTCAATGATGATGGCTATACTCATCTTTTTCTAGAAATTAAAGAGGCTTTGAAACGAGGTGTTCAAGTTTATATTTTATGGGGAAAGAGTAATGCTGAAGAAACAGATGAAAACTTTGAAAAATCAGATAGTGAAGATAAGGCTGTTGAAAGCAAATTAAGAGACTTTAATGAAAGCTGCCACCAGGAAGGCATGCTAAATGTTGTAAATTACAATGACTTCAGGCGTACCGACTCGCATGCAAAATTCGTTATAACCAATCATGGAGACAGAGGGTTGTGTACTATGGTCAGCTCATGCAACTTCTTATATGCAAAATTTGAAAGATTTGAGGCGTCAGTTGTTGTTTATAACGATCAATTTACTAAATATTTTTTAGAGATTGCTGCTAATATTTGCTGCGGAAAAAGCACTTTTGACAGCAAAGTGCGCAAGGAGTTTCGAGGGCTTTCAAGCAATATAGCTGATACACCAAATGACGTTGATATTCCTAACAATGAAAAGCTGGAGCTGCGATTAGTACTAAAGCACCAGCATCATAGTTATATTGACTTAGCCGCTCAAGCAAAAAACAAGATATATATTATAAGTGATTTTATAAACACCTCACCTATAAGGCCTATATTTGACGCTTTAAAAGAGTCAGAAGCTAAAAAACATTATTATTACTCTAAGAAATCAAGTTATATCGATCATTCAGAAATTGTTGAGATGCATGATGATCTGAAGTCTGCCGACTCTCTATCTCAATTGGGTGCGCATCATTCCAATAGCCATGCCAAGGTATTAGCTTGGGATAATAATGACTTGCTGATTACTAGCTTAAATTGGCTGTCTGCAAGTGCCCCTGATAACCTTGTAGAGATTTACCACGAAATAGGTGTTTATGTTCAAGGTTGGAATGTAGCTAAAGAATTTATTAAAGAGTTTAAAAGTCTTTAA